From the Candidatus Bathyarchaeia archaeon genome, one window contains:
- a CDS encoding winged helix-turn-helix domain-containing protein, translating into MRRSREEILFGILKSCAYDRLSVYQIMISQNLSYKLLKSCLDRLAKSKLVSLDVEERRKVVGTTRAGLDALKHYRNALSLLHEKF; encoded by the coding sequence TTGCGAAGGTCAAGGGAAGAAATACTGTTCGGCATTCTGAAATCATGCGCCTACGACAGATTATCAGTATACCAGATCATGATCTCGCAGAACCTATCCTACAAACTATTGAAGTCCTGCCTTGATCGTCTCGCAAAATCCAAACTAGTTAGTCTGGACGTAGAAGAGAGGAGAAAAGTTGTCGGCACGACACGAGCGGGCTTGGATGCTTTGAAGCACTACCGCAACGCCCTTTCCCTTCTCCACGAGAAATTCTAG
- a CDS encoding helix-turn-helix domain-containing protein — MFELFFRFQPGPGHGDSYNELTEKFPTARFSLWCNGGTDVLEIEAAGLASYEELQKEITATTKAHLDGKIISRTYCQDKFQLVARTCCCGSDHKGTPISPIINRSGFMRIPPLVMAGGWEYHRLVGYDDNDLKGLLRGLDRIGTAEVLHKKSVTEGMTDDTFLLSLSSLFGQLTEKQMRALVTAVENGYYEIPKRVTADELARKQGQPRSTLEEHIRKAESKIVLAMAPYMMMYARVPENPLLNKTKAAGATVGGRMMKQVAMQMAAKKANN; from the coding sequence ATGTTCGAGTTGTTCTTCCGGTTTCAGCCGGGTCCCGGGCACGGAGATTCCTACAACGAGCTCACAGAGAAATTTCCGACAGCACGGTTCTCGCTCTGGTGTAATGGTGGTACGGATGTTCTGGAGATAGAGGCTGCTGGTCTCGCTTCGTATGAGGAGTTGCAGAAGGAGATCACCGCGACCACGAAGGCGCATCTTGATGGGAAGATTATCTCAAGGACGTACTGCCAGGACAAGTTCCAGTTGGTGGCAAGGACTTGTTGTTGCGGTTCTGATCACAAGGGGACGCCGATTAGTCCGATTATTAACCGGAGCGGCTTCATGCGAATTCCACCGCTAGTTATGGCCGGAGGATGGGAGTACCACCGTTTGGTAGGATATGATGATAACGATCTGAAGGGTCTCCTCAGGGGATTGGACAGGATCGGGACCGCGGAAGTGCTGCACAAGAAGAGTGTCACGGAAGGAATGACCGACGACACATTTCTCTTGTCACTGAGCAGTTTGTTTGGACAGTTAACAGAGAAGCAGATGAGGGCGCTGGTGACCGCGGTGGAAAACGGGTACTACGAGATTCCGAAAAGGGTCACTGCGGATGAATTGGCTCGGAAGCAGGGGCAGCCCAGGAGCACCTTGGAGGAGCATATTCGGAAAGCTGAGAGCAAGATTGTGCTGGCGATGGCCCCGTACATGATGATGTACGCAAGGGTCCCGGAGAATCCATTGTTGAACAAGACGAAGGCCGCAGGAGCGACTGTGGGCGGGAGAATGATGAAGCAGGTTGCTATGCAGATGGCCGCCAAGAAAGCGAACAACTAA
- a CDS encoding cupin domain-containing protein: MKLILEEAVREGAIRVDLAWTLFFEKPTIPEGHGGRLLPFANWLWDELGRKAGNLNRNSVDVLTLTIPSLSEQAMDFLLRLASFWSSEVYLKKDGVLSENLWRKPVVNVFDDSRLDGSESSLTRKREGYYTRFLNPLLGIGRAAFRVEVIENGESSARLHSHSEVDEYYLILDGSGTLRFNDKEVTVNRGDLIGKPTGPDDASQLIADRGEVLRILDMEVWHDRPDNAKDLIHNPDFNEIFMRGRGWGALVPAEAFLNPTDFGKYYNDGYKRTKDGGWVPSKSRGHKKVRVKSSA; this comes from the coding sequence ATGAAGCTGATTCTCGAGGAAGCCGTCCGTGAAGGAGCGATAAGGGTAGACCTAGCTTGGACCCTGTTCTTTGAGAAGCCAACCATACCTGAAGGACATGGTGGGAGGCTGCTGCCGTTTGCTAATTGGCTCTGGGACGAGCTGGGCAGGAAGGCAGGAAACCTGAACCGGAACTCCGTCGATGTGCTGACTCTGACCATACCCTCTCTAAGTGAGCAGGCGATGGATTTCCTGTTAAGATTAGCATCTTTCTGGTCGAGCGAGGTTTACCTGAAGAAGGACGGAGTGCTTTCAGAGAACCTTTGGAGGAAGCCAGTCGTAAACGTCTTTGATGATAGCCGTCTAGATGGATCTGAAAGCTCGCTAACGAGGAAACGGGAAGGATACTATACACGGTTCCTCAATCCGCTACTCGGGATCGGCCGGGCGGCCTTCAGGGTCGAAGTGATCGAAAATGGTGAATCATCTGCTCGACTCCACAGCCACAGCGAAGTCGACGAATACTATCTGATCCTCGACGGGTCGGGAACCCTCAGATTCAACGACAAAGAAGTGACGGTCAACCGGGGGGATCTTATTGGAAAGCCAACAGGGCCAGACGATGCGTCCCAGCTTATCGCGGATCGGGGGGAAGTCCTGCGTATACTTGACATGGAGGTATGGCACGACCGCCCCGACAACGCCAAAGATCTAATCCATAATCCCGATTTCAACGAGATTTTCATGAGAGGACGAGGGTGGGGCGCTCTTGTCCCGGCAGAGGCCTTCCTCAACCCCACCGACTTCGGAAAATACTACAATGATGGCTACAAACGTACCAAGGATGGCGGATGGGTTCCATCGAAATCGCGAGGACACAAGAAAGTCAGAGTGAAGTCATCGGCATGA
- a CDS encoding nitroreductase family deazaflavin-dependent oxidoreductase has product MKGQRLFSRTHVSFYRVSRGRIGGRLWNAPVLLLTTIGRRAGKKRTTPLLYLRDGERIIIVASNSGSDREPSWWTNLRHDPHAEVQIKGRKKTMIGRKASEEEKSDFWPLLTEMYPAYGDYQLKTKREIPVVILTEDNG; this is encoded by the coding sequence ATGAAAGGCCAGAGACTCTTCAGTAGGACCCACGTGTCATTCTACCGCGTCTCGAGAGGAAGAATAGGAGGCCGGTTATGGAATGCGCCAGTCCTTCTGTTAACAACCATCGGGCGTAGGGCAGGCAAGAAGAGGACAACGCCCCTTCTCTACCTTAGAGACGGCGAGCGCATCATCATAGTCGCATCTAATAGTGGCAGCGACAGGGAGCCCTCCTGGTGGACAAACCTTAGACACGATCCGCACGCAGAGGTCCAGATAAAGGGAAGAAAGAAGACGATGATTGGGAGAAAGGCATCAGAGGAAGAGAAAAGCGATTTCTGGCCGTTGCTGACCGAGATGTACCCGGCGTACGGCGACTACCAGCTTAAGACTAAACGGGAAATCCCCGTCGTAATCTTGACGGAAGACAACGGCTGA
- a CDS encoding nucleoside triphosphate pyrophosphohydrolase family protein, whose translation MNSQQQMAKEFHKMFGVLIRSSPGLVDQATKELRIRLIREELGEFEKAANDKDLVKIADALADLLYVIYGTGVSYGIDLEPIFREVHRSNMSKGDPDVRVINGKIQKAKNYRPPDLQPILETM comes from the coding sequence ATGAATTCACAACAACAGATGGCCAAAGAATTCCACAAAATGTTCGGAGTACTCATCCGCTCCTCTCCCGGCCTCGTCGATCAAGCGACCAAGGAACTGAGGATAAGGCTGATTCGGGAGGAACTGGGAGAATTCGAGAAGGCGGCGAACGATAAGGATCTGGTCAAGATAGCTGACGCACTCGCCGATCTCCTTTACGTGATCTATGGGACAGGGGTGTCCTACGGAATAGATCTAGAACCCATCTTCAGAGAGGTCCACAGGTCGAACATGAGCAAGGGAGATCCCGATGTCCGCGTCATTAATGGTAAGATACAGAAGGCTAAGAACTACAGACCACCCGACCTCCAACCGATCTTAGAAACGATGTGA
- a CDS encoding FMN-binding glutamate synthase family protein — protein sequence MGNQELIVEKHSERIHHGLEVLPSLRHGLPAGLGNKRWTAELILATYEMALTGDLPENDLEYKIGNSGGGFDVLGWKNNGFAKIDERDADLSISLNKRGEGRKIKIPLPIYGGGMSFGSISLNFMLARARAAKKLDTFTSTGEGGYPDDIVPYRNHVITQVATGMFGVREETIQYAPIVEFKYAQGAKPGLGGHLLADKVTSEVAKMRESSMFTSLYSPFPFHSVYSVEDHKKHVDWIKTVNPRALVSVKVSTPTDVDMVAIGSYYAGANIIHIDGGYGGTGAAPEIAKKNIAMPVEYAIPKVHDYLVSEGVRDDIVLIASGGIRTADDIAKAIALGADGCVVATAEAVAVGCTHCGNCERGRGCQVGITTTDPELSRLIEPEWGEKRIVNLYTAWTKRLRSILAGFGLKSVQDLRGRKDLLVRYK from the coding sequence ATGGGCAACCAAGAGCTGATTGTTGAGAAGCATTCGGAGAGAATCCATCACGGGTTAGAGGTTCTTCCGTCTCTTCGTCATGGGTTGCCGGCGGGGCTGGGAAACAAGCGCTGGACCGCGGAGTTGATCTTGGCGACCTACGAGATGGCGTTAACCGGGGATTTACCGGAAAACGATCTGGAGTACAAGATTGGGAATTCAGGTGGGGGTTTTGATGTTCTCGGCTGGAAGAACAATGGTTTCGCAAAGATCGATGAACGCGATGCTGACCTTTCAATTTCTCTAAACAAGAGGGGGGAAGGTCGGAAAATCAAGATTCCTTTGCCGATTTATGGTGGTGGGATGTCCTTTGGTTCAATCAGTTTGAACTTCATGCTTGCGAGGGCGAGGGCTGCGAAGAAGCTGGATACTTTCACGTCGACTGGCGAGGGTGGTTATCCGGATGATATTGTTCCGTATCGGAATCATGTGATTACGCAGGTGGCGACAGGAATGTTCGGGGTTCGGGAGGAGACGATACAGTACGCTCCGATTGTCGAGTTCAAGTACGCTCAAGGCGCGAAACCGGGTCTCGGCGGGCATCTGCTGGCGGATAAGGTGACGTCGGAGGTTGCGAAGATGCGGGAGTCATCCATGTTTACCAGTCTTTACTCGCCGTTTCCCTTCCATAGCGTTTACTCAGTTGAAGATCACAAGAAGCATGTTGACTGGATCAAGACTGTGAATCCTCGAGCGTTGGTATCTGTGAAAGTGTCCACGCCAACTGATGTGGATATGGTAGCGATTGGGAGCTACTATGCTGGGGCGAACATCATCCATATCGACGGTGGGTATGGTGGGACGGGGGCGGCGCCAGAAATTGCGAAAAAAAACATTGCGATGCCGGTTGAGTATGCGATTCCGAAGGTCCACGATTATCTCGTATCGGAAGGCGTCCGGGACGATATCGTATTGATAGCTAGCGGCGGCATCAGGACAGCTGACGATATCGCGAAGGCGATCGCTCTAGGAGCTGATGGGTGTGTGGTAGCGACGGCGGAAGCGGTTGCTGTTGGTTGTACTCATTGTGGCAATTGTGAGAGAGGACGCGGCTGCCAGGTCGGCATAACGACAACAGACCCGGAGCTGTCACGGCTTATCGAGCCTGAATGGGGAGAGAAGAGAATTGTCAATCTCTACACAGCTTGGACCAAGCGGTTGAGATCCATACTAGCTGGTTTCGGATTGAAGAGTGTCCAGGATCTCCGAGGAAGAAAGGATCTGCTGGTGAGATACAAATGA
- a CDS encoding glutamate synthase-related protein: MENETIKPSNYERFKIETKPAPHVHQIPNKFDVSAKKVRLAAMLVHEAFEYKLNKEVVLSRPCIYGVFGGRFGGFKPLKHKCVGCMRCVQEYPHIMTVKHSESYKRLGDSFWTPEAVFTIWNEASTGKIPVKGMGYKGAFGGEGFDGIWTDMSEIVRPTRDGVYGREYISTSVDIGRKPTSVDFAKIDQASRTIEIPVPIIFDKLPVGDRAARSAVGMAAEKLGTFYISRQRTAFDFGPGNLIPVVDEESVQDVLESPSSIVEYDAEKSDLFDKLASGLSRSIVIARLPLREDTGDQACKLAREGVHGLHLYADYHGQDYSKEPKHISQSLKEVHQRLVKERLRDQVTIIASGGITLAEHVPKAIICGADLVGIDTTTLVALQAEFKGETRDRADCQLKPRKIDPEWGAQRLVNLFGVWHDQLIEILSAMGMRDVRRLRGDIGRSMMDAELREQSFKGIPWATKS, from the coding sequence TTGGAAAATGAAACTATCAAGCCCTCCAATTATGAGCGTTTCAAGATAGAGACGAAACCTGCTCCGCATGTGCATCAGATTCCGAACAAGTTTGACGTGAGCGCGAAGAAAGTGCGGCTTGCGGCTATGCTTGTGCATGAGGCTTTCGAGTACAAGCTCAACAAGGAAGTCGTTCTGAGTAGGCCGTGCATCTACGGCGTCTTCGGGGGACGGTTTGGCGGTTTCAAGCCCTTGAAGCACAAGTGTGTTGGGTGCATGAGGTGTGTCCAGGAATATCCGCACATTATGACGGTGAAACATTCTGAAAGTTACAAGAGACTGGGTGATTCGTTCTGGACGCCTGAGGCCGTGTTCACGATATGGAATGAGGCGTCGACTGGGAAGATTCCGGTGAAGGGGATGGGTTACAAGGGCGCGTTTGGTGGGGAGGGGTTTGATGGTATATGGACGGACATGTCAGAGATTGTTCGGCCCACAAGGGACGGCGTGTATGGTCGGGAGTACATCTCGACCAGTGTGGATATTGGCAGAAAACCTACCAGTGTCGACTTTGCCAAGATCGACCAGGCTTCTCGGACAATAGAAATTCCTGTTCCGATAATCTTCGACAAGCTTCCTGTAGGGGATAGGGCTGCTAGGTCGGCGGTTGGAATGGCGGCAGAGAAGCTCGGGACGTTCTATATCTCGAGACAAAGAACTGCTTTCGATTTCGGCCCCGGAAATCTCATACCAGTTGTTGACGAGGAGAGCGTTCAGGACGTCCTCGAAAGCCCTTCATCAATAGTGGAATATGATGCTGAGAAGTCGGATTTGTTCGATAAGCTGGCTAGCGGGCTTTCACGCTCCATTGTTATTGCTCGATTGCCTCTCCGAGAGGACACGGGAGATCAAGCGTGCAAGCTAGCACGGGAGGGAGTGCACGGCTTGCATCTGTATGCTGATTATCATGGCCAGGATTACTCGAAGGAGCCGAAGCACATCTCCCAATCTCTGAAGGAGGTCCATCAGCGGTTGGTGAAGGAGAGATTGCGGGACCAAGTCACGATTATCGCGAGTGGAGGGATAACTTTGGCGGAGCATGTTCCGAAGGCGATTATCTGCGGCGCGGATCTTGTCGGTATTGACACAACTACTCTCGTCGCTCTCCAAGCGGAGTTCAAGGGGGAGACCCGGGATAGGGCAGACTGTCAGTTGAAACCAAGAAAAATTGATCCAGAGTGGGGTGCTCAGCGTCTTGTGAATCTCTTCGGTGTCTGGCATGATCAGTTGATCGAGATTCTCAGCGCTATGGGAATGCGTGATGTTAGACGGTTGCGCGGGGATATTGGAAGATCGATGATGGACGCGGAGCTTAGGGAGCAGTCGTTCAAGGGGATACCATGGGCAACCAAGAGCTGA
- a CDS encoding SAM-dependent methyltransferase: protein MIRRKMVARSPDEFERLIAEAQSQKFSGWDFSWLRNRLVEETPPWNYKRQVAKEFPKIKSLLDLGTGGGELLSSLGQLPSRTFATEGYSPNSVIARDRLKPLRVDVIRTYSEDNTNRPQVGALPFRTESLDMIIDRHESFVPSEVYRVLKRGGIFLTQQAGSSNYPELNEFLGASNVEALWDLRVARQQISEAGLRVTAGREARLNSRFRDVGAVIFFLLAVPWQLEGFVVGRYLDKLRELHGLIVRTGSFRVTARRFYLRCVK from the coding sequence ATGATCAGGCGGAAAATGGTTGCAAGAAGTCCGGACGAGTTCGAGAGACTGATTGCAGAAGCACAATCACAGAAATTCTCGGGATGGGATTTCTCGTGGCTCAGAAACCGGCTCGTCGAAGAAACCCCGCCCTGGAATTACAAACGGCAGGTAGCAAAGGAATTTCCCAAGATCAAGTCTCTTCTCGACTTGGGAACCGGGGGTGGCGAACTTCTTTCTTCCCTTGGACAACTTCCTAGCCGAACCTTCGCTACAGAAGGATACTCGCCGAACTCGGTCATCGCAAGGGACAGGCTGAAACCGCTACGCGTCGACGTGATACGGACATACTCTGAAGACAATACGAATAGACCCCAAGTGGGCGCGTTGCCCTTTCGCACTGAATCATTGGACATGATAATCGACCGGCATGAATCTTTTGTCCCTAGCGAAGTCTACAGAGTTCTGAAGAGGGGCGGGATCTTTTTGACGCAGCAGGCAGGATCTTCAAACTATCCTGAACTAAACGAATTTCTAGGTGCTTCGAACGTCGAAGCACTTTGGGACCTGCGGGTGGCTAGGCAACAGATAAGCGAGGCAGGTCTCCGTGTGACCGCTGGACGAGAAGCCCGACTTAATTCACGTTTCAGAGACGTAGGTGCGGTAATCTTCTTCTTATTGGCTGTTCCATGGCAGCTTGAAGGGTTCGTTGTAGGTCGCTACTTGGACAAGCTCAGAGAGTTGCATGGATTGATCGTTCGAACCGGAAGCTTTCGGGTTACAGCTCGAAGATTCTATCTCAGGTGCGTGAAATAA
- a CDS encoding MinD/ParA family protein, whose product MVRSIAVHSFKGGTGKTTITANLAVALVSHGKNVGVMDMDLEGPGLHVLFNVDPEQIPHTLNDVLLDKARAEEAAVPMNDRLGLKGQGKLYFSPASTKIEEMLKTLRTGFEVESFSKAVSKLQDQFELDYLLIDTHPGLENDTLLAMGVCNHLLIVSRLDHQDIFGTGVLVKVASNLGKSTHLIVNMIPAGLKSFQASKLANGIGDQFNVPVVGWLPFSDEVQRSLSRSVFILSERRHSMTAKFQELARQVEQFS is encoded by the coding sequence ATGGTTAGGAGCATCGCCGTCCACTCGTTCAAGGGCGGAACAGGGAAAACTACCATAACCGCAAACCTAGCGGTCGCACTCGTCTCGCATGGAAAAAATGTCGGCGTAATGGACATGGATCTCGAAGGGCCGGGATTGCATGTTCTCTTCAACGTAGACCCCGAACAGATCCCGCACACCCTCAACGACGTTCTACTGGACAAGGCCCGAGCGGAAGAAGCCGCAGTGCCGATGAACGATCGGCTCGGCCTCAAGGGCCAGGGGAAGCTCTACTTCAGCCCGGCCAGCACAAAAATCGAGGAAATGTTGAAGACTCTTCGAACAGGGTTCGAAGTCGAATCCTTCTCGAAAGCTGTCTCAAAACTCCAGGACCAGTTCGAGCTTGACTATCTTCTCATCGACACTCACCCTGGACTGGAGAACGACACACTTCTCGCAATGGGCGTTTGTAATCATCTACTCATCGTCTCAAGACTCGACCACCAGGACATATTCGGAACCGGCGTACTGGTCAAGGTTGCCAGTAACCTAGGAAAATCCACCCATCTGATTGTCAACATGATACCTGCAGGCTTGAAAAGCTTCCAAGCATCGAAGCTGGCAAACGGCATCGGAGACCAGTTCAACGTACCTGTAGTAGGCTGGCTCCCATTCTCCGACGAGGTTCAAAGGTCTCTAAGCAGATCAGTGTTCATCCTATCCGAGCGAAGACACTCGATGACAGCTAAGTTTCAGGAGCTAGCGAGACAAGTGGAGCAGTTCAGCTAG
- a CDS encoding V4R domain-containing protein, with amino-acid sequence MSGSTDRFAANGIRRLVGSLNSIRFKDEIGEVEYFGQKVVMLRRDAFSLMRKEMMRISGNSANIILGIAGRRVGTEEGKALLSKAQALGLKTPQAMPEFVRVAVEETNMGFGKIQVDELNLESGQASVSIANSFESEPVASSPRPACIFTLSYLEGIFSQLIARDVRGREVDCRAKGDKLCRFILLPEPSPGS; translated from the coding sequence ATGTCCGGGTCAACAGATCGTTTCGCGGCCAATGGTATTCGTCGGCTGGTTGGTTCGTTAAACTCCATCAGATTCAAGGATGAAATCGGTGAAGTCGAGTATTTTGGGCAGAAGGTCGTTATGCTCCGCAGGGACGCCTTCTCTTTGATGCGCAAAGAAATGATGCGTATCAGCGGCAACTCAGCGAACATTATCCTCGGAATAGCGGGCCGCCGCGTGGGAACCGAGGAAGGCAAGGCTCTCTTGTCGAAGGCCCAGGCCCTCGGATTGAAGACTCCTCAGGCCATGCCAGAATTCGTACGAGTAGCGGTGGAAGAGACAAACATGGGCTTCGGAAAGATTCAGGTCGACGAGTTGAACCTAGAATCCGGACAAGCAAGTGTGTCCATCGCTAACAGCTTCGAATCAGAGCCCGTTGCTAGTTCCCCGAGGCCCGCGTGTATCTTCACTCTGAGCTACCTTGAAGGAATATTCTCCCAGTTGATCGCGAGAGATGTTAGAGGAAGGGAGGTAGACTGTAGAGCTAAAGGCGACAAGCTATGCCGATTTATCCTCCTGCCGGAACCCAGTCCCGGATCCTAG
- a CDS encoding zinc ribbon domain-containing protein produces MTPRSMDTLGLLIIALGALFVALGGAYFYQLFQTISVAGTTGTAADLTRLSNSMLAMPILITLTIFGLGMLTVGGSFMASAHITDQLLAGNRVGQNVATQTSSDMRPTRMCIKCGTLLYQNSAFCPSCGNPVATVPKTSS; encoded by the coding sequence TTGACTCCAAGATCTATGGACACTCTCGGTCTCCTGATTATAGCGCTTGGCGCACTCTTCGTCGCGTTAGGAGGGGCGTACTTCTATCAGCTTTTTCAAACAATTTCGGTGGCGGGAACGACTGGGACAGCCGCTGATCTTACGCGACTCAGCAACAGCATGTTGGCCATGCCTATCCTCATTACGCTAACGATCTTCGGGCTCGGGATGCTCACTGTGGGAGGGAGCTTCATGGCAAGCGCACACATTACCGACCAGTTGTTGGCCGGAAATCGTGTCGGTCAGAACGTTGCTACGCAGACATCATCTGACATGAGACCTACAAGGATGTGTATCAAGTGCGGTACTCTGCTCTACCAAAACTCTGCCTTCTGCCCGAGTTGCGGCAACCCCGTTGCGACAGTTCCCAAGACCTCCTCTTAG
- a CDS encoding GNAT family N-acetyltransferase, with protein MAETLVDSCLIVGQDRSSLLDNPVWSALSTTHRSFAEGDRLAKRYPVDVAPFAATRDQTSESYQSLAQLLGPGETAAFPLSTMPDLPSGWTVVFKVNSAQMVWNGSVPSPVKHSIEELSISQVDEMLSLVELTKPGPFFKRTPELGSYLGIREAGQLVAMAGERLRPLGHTEISAVCTHPEYRGRGYASSLVSALIQKITARGEIPFLHVRTENAGAIRVYEKLGFKTRRVIEITVVKKD; from the coding sequence ATGGCAGAGACTCTTGTTGACAGCTGCTTGATCGTGGGGCAAGACCGATCGAGCCTCTTGGATAATCCTGTATGGAGCGCCCTCTCTACGACTCACAGGTCGTTCGCAGAAGGAGATAGGCTAGCCAAACGTTACCCAGTTGATGTCGCGCCGTTTGCCGCGACACGCGATCAAACCTCAGAGTCATATCAGTCCCTTGCACAATTGCTCGGTCCCGGAGAAACCGCCGCATTCCCTCTATCCACTATGCCTGATCTTCCCTCTGGCTGGACCGTTGTTTTCAAGGTGAATTCTGCACAGATGGTATGGAATGGCTCAGTGCCCTCGCCTGTCAAACATAGCATCGAGGAGCTGAGCATTTCGCAGGTTGATGAGATGCTCTCGCTAGTCGAGCTGACCAAGCCCGGCCCATTCTTCAAACGAACACCCGAACTAGGATCATACCTCGGAATCCGCGAAGCAGGCCAACTAGTAGCAATGGCAGGGGAACGACTCCGACCTCTCGGACATACCGAGATCAGCGCTGTCTGCACCCACCCCGAATACCGGGGTCGTGGATACGCCAGTTCACTTGTTTCTGCGCTCATCCAAAAGATCACAGCAAGAGGTGAGATTCCTTTTCTTCATGTCCGCACCGAGAATGCTGGAGCAATACGTGTCTATGAGAAGCTAGGCTTCAAAACCAGGCGAGTCATAGAAATCACAGTTGTGAAAAAAGACTAG